The following coding sequences are from one Camelus dromedarius isolate mCamDro1 chromosome 30, mCamDro1.pat, whole genome shotgun sequence window:
- the BHLHE22 gene encoding class E basic helix-loop-helix protein 22 — protein sequence MERGLHLGAAAAGEDDLFLHKSLSASTAKRLEAAFRSTPPGMDLSLAPPPRERPASSSSSSPLGCFEPADPEGAGLLLPPPGGGGGGGAGGGGSGMGVPGLLVGSSGVGGDPGLSSLPAGTALCLKYGESTSRGSVAESSGGEQSPDDDSDGRCELVLRAGGADPRASPGAGGGGAKAAEGCSNAHLHGGASAPPGGPGGGGGSGGGSSGSGGGGGGGSSGSGSGSSSSSSKKSKEQKALRLNINARERRRMHDLNDALDELRAVIPYAHSPSVRKLSKIATLLLAKNYILMQAQALEEMRRLVAYLNQGQAISAASLPSSAAAAAAAAALHPALGAYEQAASYPFSAGLPPAASCPEKCALFNSVSSSLCKQCTEKP from the coding sequence ATGGAGCGCGGGCTGCACCTCGGCGCGGCCGCCGCGGGCGAAGACGACCTCTTCCTGCACAAGAGCCTGAGCGCCTCCACCGCCAAGCGCTTGGAGGCGGCTTTCCGCTCCACGCCCCCGGGCATGGACCTGTCCCTGGCGCCGCCGCCTCGGGAGCGCCCGGCGTCCTCCTCGTCGTCGTCGCCGCTGGGCTGCTTCGAGCCGGCTGACCCCgagggggcagggctgctgtTGCCGCCGCccgggggaggcggcggcggcggcgcgggaggcggcggcagcgggaTGGGCGTCCCCGGGCTGCTAGTGGGCTCTAGCGGCGTTGGGGGCGACCCTGGCCTGAGCAGCCTGCCGGCCGGGACCGCCCTGTGCCTCAAATACGGCGAGAGCACCAGCCGGGGCTCGGTGGCCGAGAGTAGCGGCGGCGAGCAGAGCCCCGACGACGACAGCGACGGCCGCTGCGAGCTAGTGCTGCGGGCCGGAGGCGCCGACCCGCGGGCCTCCCCGGGCGCGGGAGGCGGCGGCGCCAAGGCGGCCGAGGGCTGCTCCAACGCCCACCTCCACGGCGGCGCCAGCGCCCCCCCGGGGggcccgggcggcggcggcggcagcggtggGGGAAGCAGCggcagtggcggcggcggcggcggcggcagcagcggcagcggcagcggcagcagcagcagcagcagcaagaagTCCAAAGAGCAAAAGGCGCTGCGGCTCAACATCAACGCCCGGGAGCGCCGGCGGATGCACGACCTGAACGACGCGCTGGACGAGCTGCGCGCGGTGATCCCCTACGCACACAGCCCCTCGGTGCGGAAGCTCTCCAAGATCGCCACGCTGCTGCTGGCCAAGAACTACATCCTCATGCAGGCGCAGGCCCTGGAGGAGATGCGGCGCCTCGTCGCCTACCTCAACCAGGGCCAGGCCATCTCGGCCGCCTCGCTGCCCAGctccgcggcggcggcggcggcggccgctgCCCTGCACCCGGCGCTCGGCGCCTACGAGCAGGCTGCCAGCTACCCGTTCAGCGCGGGGCTGCCCCCGGCCGCCTCCTGCCCGGAGAAGTGCGCCCTGTTCAATAGcgtctcctccagcctctgcaaACAGTGCACGGAGAAGCCTTAA